AACAGAACCTTTATGGCAGGAGTGACCCCATGCGTTTTTTATGCCCCAGACACCGAAACAATCTCGATAATCTTGAAGAAAGCGATCTGGCCTCACAATGGTTTGAATGGATGCATCAGGCGGCTGTGTACTACGAACTGGGAGATTGGCGTGAAGCGATCGCCTACAGCGGCTGCTCGCTGGAACTCAGTATGGTGTATCTATCAAAAACCGCCGGTCCGGCTCAGATTAACGCCTGCAAAAATCTCTGCCTCTCCACACTGTATTGTATGAACTGCTTGGTTCACAACGACGAACGCTATAAAGCCAACTACATTATGGGCATTGCCAGCAAAGTACTTGAGCAGTATAAAAACACCCACCAGGAAACACAGCAGATAGAAGCCGATATCCAGGCTTTACAGGATGAGGCTCAGCACGATCATTACTTCAAAACCCACCTCAATTTCCCTTT
The DNA window shown above is from Aestuariirhabdus haliotis and carries:
- a CDS encoding ELKS/Rab6-interacting/CAST family protein, whose product is MRFLCPRHRNNLDNLEESDLASQWFEWMHQAAVYYELGDWREAIAYSGCSLELSMVYLSKTAGPAQINACKNLCLSTLYCMNCLVHNDERYKANYIMGIASKVLEQYKNTHQETQQIEADIQALQDEAQHDHYFKTHLNFPFDSVPPKSGLMHH